One Methylobacterium sp. AMS5 genomic region harbors:
- a CDS encoding methyltransferase domain-containing protein has protein sequence MSRQRSSGDLLADRRYAYAEACLAEDDPAGAAEMAEQTLERAPGYAPAWFLLGRARETLFGQSRDAADRLAALAAFGRTLELDPEDALGSRLHRAALGAGDALAAITPAYIRALFDGYAPRFERHLVDELGYCGPALMVAALDALARPDPSCAPQHFPNGLDLGCGTGLMGRALAGRVGRLAGCDLSPAMLALAGRIGLYERLAEAGLVTFLAAEPAASADLIVAADVFIYLGDLTSALSGIARVLRPGGLAAFTVQSPLREESGVVLGADGRYAHSDTYLREVAEQARLVIAEMRPAAIRRQSKSDVPGRILILHKHLISVCAMDATGQP, from the coding sequence ATGTCCCGACAGCGCTCCTCCGGCGATCTCCTCGCCGACCGCCGTTACGCCTACGCCGAGGCCTGCCTCGCCGAGGACGACCCCGCCGGGGCGGCGGAGATGGCGGAGCAGACGCTGGAACGCGCTCCCGGCTACGCGCCCGCCTGGTTTCTGCTCGGGCGCGCCCGCGAGACCCTGTTCGGGCAAAGCCGGGACGCGGCCGACCGGCTCGCGGCGCTCGCGGCGTTCGGGCGGACGCTCGAACTCGATCCCGAGGACGCGCTGGGCAGCCGCCTGCATCGCGCCGCGCTCGGCGCAGGCGATGCGCTCGCGGCGATCACGCCAGCCTATATCCGCGCGCTGTTCGACGGCTACGCCCCGCGCTTCGAACGGCATCTCGTGGACGAACTCGGCTATTGCGGGCCGGCGCTGATGGTCGCGGCACTCGACGCGCTGGCGCGGCCGGACCCGTCTTGTGCGCCGCAACACTTCCCGAACGGGCTCGATCTCGGCTGCGGTACCGGGCTGATGGGTCGGGCGCTCGCGGGTCGGGTCGGGCGCCTGGCCGGTTGCGACCTCTCCCCTGCCATGCTGGCGCTGGCCGGCCGCATCGGGCTCTACGAGCGTCTTGCCGAGGCCGGCCTCGTCACGTTCCTGGCTGCCGAGCCGGCGGCCTCCGCCGACCTGATCGTGGCCGCCGACGTCTTCATCTATCTGGGGGATTTGACGTCGGCCCTGTCTGGGATAGCCCGCGTGCTGCGGCCCGGCGGGCTGGCCGCCTTCACCGTCCAGTCCCCGCTACGGGAGGAATCGGGTGTCGTGCTCGGTGCCGACGGGCGCTACGCCCATTCCGACACCTATCTGCGAGAGGTGGCCGAGCAGGCTCGTCTGGTCATCGCCGAGATGCGCCCGGCGGCCATTCGGCGCCAAAGCAAGTCGGACGTGCCGGGGCGCATCTTAATCCTACACAAACACTTGATTTCTGTCTGTGCAATGGACGCAACCGGACAGCCGTAA
- a CDS encoding ligase-associated DNA damage response exonuclease, whose protein sequence is MSQRASDLLTLTREGLYCPLGRFHVDPTRPVERALITHGHADHARAGHGTVLATPETLRIMAVRYGEDFCTTRQEAPLGERMRIGDVTVFFAPAGHVLGSAQIAIEREGKRLVVSGDYKRAHDPTCLPFEVVPCDVFITEATFGLPVFRHPDTRGEVRKLIDSVTLFPERAHIVGAYALGKAQRVMALLREEGWDRPIHLHGAMEKLTELYKREGVPLGETPKVGAADRKTLHGAIVLCPPSSIQDLWSRKFPDPVTAFASGWMRVRARARQKGVELPLVISDHSDWPDLCRTILDTGAEEVWVTHGQEDALVHWCGTRGIRAKPLHLLGYGDDGEAEPDPGHDPRMEEASA, encoded by the coding sequence ATGTCGCAGCGCGCCTCCGATCTCCTCACCCTGACCCGCGAGGGCCTCTACTGTCCGCTCGGGCGCTTCCACGTCGATCCGACGCGGCCGGTCGAGCGGGCGCTGATCACCCACGGCCATGCCGACCACGCCCGCGCCGGCCACGGCACCGTGCTGGCCACGCCCGAGACCCTGCGGATCATGGCCGTGCGCTACGGCGAGGATTTCTGCACGACCCGCCAGGAGGCACCGCTCGGCGAACGGATGCGGATCGGCGACGTCACCGTGTTCTTCGCCCCCGCCGGCCACGTGCTCGGTTCGGCGCAGATCGCGATCGAGCGCGAGGGCAAACGCCTTGTCGTCTCCGGCGACTACAAGCGCGCGCACGATCCGACCTGTCTGCCGTTCGAAGTGGTGCCCTGCGACGTGTTCATCACCGAGGCCACCTTCGGCCTGCCGGTCTTCCGTCATCCCGACACGCGGGGCGAGGTGCGCAAGCTGATCGATTCGGTGACGCTGTTTCCCGAGCGCGCCCACATCGTCGGCGCCTACGCGCTGGGCAAGGCGCAGCGGGTGATGGCGCTGCTGCGCGAGGAAGGGTGGGACCGGCCGATCCACCTGCACGGGGCGATGGAGAAGCTGACCGAACTCTACAAGCGTGAGGGCGTACCGCTCGGCGAGACGCCGAAGGTGGGGGCGGCCGACCGGAAGACCCTGCACGGCGCCATCGTGCTCTGCCCGCCGTCCTCGATTCAGGATCTGTGGTCGCGCAAGTTCCCCGATCCGGTCACCGCCTTCGCCTCGGGCTGGATGCGGGTGCGCGCCCGCGCCCGGCAGAAGGGCGTCGAGCTGCCGCTCGTCATCTCCGATCATTCCGACTGGCCGGACCTGTGCCGGACGATCCTCGACACGGGGGCCGAGGAGGTCTGGGTGACGCATGGCCAGGAGGACGCGCTGGTGCATTGGTGCGGCACGCGCGGCATCCGCGCCAAGCCGCTGCACCTCCTGGGCTACGGCGACGACGGCGAGGCCGAGCCCGATCCGGGACACGACCCGCGGATGGAGGAGGCCTCGGCGTGA